Proteins encoded in a region of the Triplophysa rosa linkage group LG6, Trosa_1v2, whole genome shotgun sequence genome:
- the tmem37 gene encoding voltage-dependent calcium channel gamma-like subunit → MTAIKVRVGCDPQVKSAPLFLDVFCRSLIILCTSLSVVLSSVAVCDGHWLLAGRHMFGLWYFCSLEEQHSSVSAFKVSSNCTTHLEEAGVDGLGAGLVLCRSVITLAVVSAIFGLELLVMSRASEGRDSSRRWDLGARLVLLAGVMAGGGLATFGLLLGAYATLLGFTLTFWCQFTATFLFFLNGMAARHIQNIPPLTFTGKPDKV, encoded by the exons ATGACGGCTATTAAAGTCAGG GTGGGATGTGATCCACAGGTGAAGTCTGCTCCTCTTTTTCTGGACGTGTTTTGCCGCAGTCTTATAATCTTGTGTACATCTCTGTCAGTCGTCCTGTCGTCTGTCGCCGTGTGTGACGGTCACTGGCTGCTTGCCGGCCGTCACATGTTTGGTCTGTGGTACTTCTGTTCTCTGGAGGAGCAGCACAGCTCTGTTTCTGCCTTTAAAGTGTCGTCTAACTGCACTACTCATCTGGAAGAGGCCGGGGTGGACGGGCTGGGCGCAGGGTTGGTGCTGTGTCGTTCTGTCATTACTCTGGCCGTGGTCAGTGCCATATTCGGACTGGAGTTGCTGGTGATGTCACGGGCAAGCGAAGGGCGTGACTCCAGTCGCCGCTGGGACCTCGGGGCGAGACTGGTGCTGCTGGCGGGCGTAATGGCTGGCGGTGGGCTGGCAACGTTTGGACTGTTGTTAGGGGCGTACGCCACACTCCTTGGCTTCACTCTGACGTTCTGGTGCCAGTTTACTGCCACGTTCCTCTTCTTCCTCAATGGGATGGCGGCACGGCACATCCAGAATATTCCACCGCTGACCTTTACTGGCAAACCTGACAAAGTGTAG
- the dbi gene encoding acyl-CoA-binding protein gives MTEAAFQKAAEEVKHLKAKPTDAEMLEIYSLYKQATVGDVNTARPGMLDFAGKAKWDAWEAKKGISKEAAREAYISKVEELKGKYEI, from the exons ATGACTGAG gCAGCATTTCAGAAAGCGGCAGAGGAGGTCAAACATCTGAAAGCGAAACCGACAGATGCTGAGATGCTGGAGATTTACAGTCTGTACAAACAGGCCACCGTAGGAGATGTAAACACAG CTCGACCCGGCATGTTAGACTTTGCTGGCAAGGCCAAATGGGACGCGTGGGAGGCAAAGAAAG GTATCAGTAAAGAGGCTGCCAGGGAAGCGTACATTTCTAAGGTTGAGGAGTTGAAAGGCAAATACGAAATCTAA
- the sctr gene encoding secretin receptor isoform X2, protein MRISVALAAFLLFSSHVCAIPPECDPDFVLFREEENCYNIIHRENMTDIGSTHTGCSTLWDHLNCWPRAEGGETVSRPCPKFLRVKGVVWRNCSESGWSETFPPYEVSCGHALNDSFHSPNDSVLVSHEYFFYVRIMYSVGYTVSLVSLSIALTVLCVFRKLHCTRNFIHMQLFTSFILRAIFIFIRDAALHSSQEYYHCNFHPPGCKVALFLSNYCILANYSWLLVEGHYLHSLINLSLHSHNKRLHCYTLLGWGIPMLIIISWSLAKYLHQDEGCWETRDHGWIWWILRVPVIIFITVNMLFFLRIIRTLVGKLKAADMHGNELNHHRKLAKSTFLLVSLFGLQYVLFAFFPDRVNVLTFKIWNVIELALASTQGFIVALLYCFLNGEVQYEVQRRWRRWRMKQRFHGDPRVHHNSLSHSGLPLTQVSLLTRQNTHTT, encoded by the exons ATGAGGATTTCTGTTGCTCTCGCGGCTTTTCTGCTCTTCTCTTCTCAT GTGTGTGCAATTCCTCCAGAATGTGATCCAGATTTTGTGCTGTTCAGAGAGGAGGAAAACTGCTACAATATCATCCACCGAGAGAACATGACAGATATCGGGTCCACACACACAG GTTGCAGTACATTATGGGATCATCTGAACTGTTGGCCTCGTGCTGAGGGGGGAGAGACTGTGTCGCGGCCATGCCCCAAATTCCTTAGGGTCAAAG GAGTTGTATGGAGAAACTGCTCGGAGAGCGGCTGGTCAGAAACGTTTCCACCGTATGAAGTGTCCTGTGGTCACGCACTCAACGACAGCTTTCATTCTCCCAACGACTCG GTGCTGGTCTCACACGAGTATTTCTTTTATGTGAGGATCATGTATTCTGTTGGATACACCGTCTCTCTTGTGTCGCTCAGCATTGCTCTCACTGtgctgtgtgtgttcag GAAGCTGCACTGTACTCGTAATTTCATTCATATGCAACTTTTCACGTCCTTCATCCTACGAGCCATCTTCATCTTTATCCGAGATGCAGCGCTGCATTCGTCACAGGAGTATTATCACTGCAACTTCCATCCG CCTGGGTGTAAAGTTGCTCTGTTCCTGTCCAATTACTGCATCCTGGCCAACTACAGCTGGCTGCTGGTGGAAGGACATTATCTTCACAGTCTCATAAACCTCTCTCTGCATTCACACAACAAACGCCTTCACTGCTACACACTGCTCGGCTGGG GGATCCCAATGCTGATTATTATTAGCTGGAGTTTGGCCAAATACCTGCATCAGGATGAAGG GTGCTGGGAGACGAGAGATCATGGATGGATATGGTGGATACTTCGAGTTCCAgtcatcatttttattaca GTAAACATGCTGTTTTTCCTGAGAATTATTCGGACATTAGTGGGGAAGCTGAAAGCTGCAGACATGCATGGAAATGAGTTGAATCATCACAG GAAGCTGGCGAAATCTACATTCCTGCTGGTGTCTCTGTTTGGACTGCAGTATGTCCTCTTCGCCTTTTTCCCTGATAGAGTCAATGTCCTAACCTTTAAAATCTGGAACGTTATCGAGCTTGCATTAGCATCCACACag GGCTTTATTGTGGCACTGCTGTACTGTTTTTTAAATGGGGAG GTACAGTATGAAGTTCAAAGACGATGGAGGCGGTGGCGGATGAAGCAGCGTTTCCATGGTGATCCCAGAGTGCATCACAACTCCTTGAGTCACAGCGGCCTGCCACTGACACAGGTGTCCTTGCTCACAcgtcaaaacacacacacaacctag
- the lg6h2orf76 gene encoding UPF0538 protein C2orf76 homolog isoform X1: protein MSDQAVLTARLVRSFEHRNFKPIVFIGVNLDQTVEDFISFVKQDISSRSGLPPPFKKFDYDTMKVIHQAHGAKTNELVMSLEDDEKLILSGGCSLRACGVANETELAFFKMSDYEKFKANPQTTW from the exons ATGTCTGATCAAGCGGTCCTGACGGCTCGGCTCGTGCGGTCTTTCGAACATCGCAACTTTAAACCGATAGTTTTCATAGGTGTGAATTTGGACCAGACAGTTGAAGACTTTATTTCGTTTGTTAAACAAG ACATTTCATCAAGATCTGGCTTACCTCCACCTTTCAAGAAGTTTGACTATG ACACAATGAAAGTCATCCACCAGGCACATGGAGCAAAG ACGAATGAGCTTGTGATGAGTTTAGAGGATGATGAAAAATTGATTCTTTCTGGTGGCTGCAGTTTAAGAGCATGTGGTGTTG CCAATGAGACTGAACTGGCCTTCTTCAAAATGTCAGACTATGAAAAGTTCAAGGCCAATCCCCAGACAACATGGTGA
- the steap3 gene encoding metalloreductase STEAP3, whose protein sequence is MADDMTAPLLSASESSADAQPACPSSPTVVILGSGDFSRSLAMRLLGCGVRVVVGTRCVNRIPSGLFPDAVELKSQEGAASQVDCVVFMALFPEHYSSLLGLRSALAGKVLVDVSNAAEMNTRGPSNAERLAELFPDSLVVKGFNTVSAWDLQTGAHDGSKQVSICSDSANAKRKVLQLAQHMGFHPVDMGGLSASREIEVAPLGLFPSWSGPILVAFLLFFFFYGYGFLRGVLLPFLAQGHNVFYRLALDVVNESLPAVALVTLALVYLPGLFAASLQLWRGTKYRRFPSWLDKWMQCRKELGLVSFLCAALHGVFGICAPLRRVTQHKFINAAYKQVEAGVEEPWDEVGVWRSDLYLSCGVLGLGVLSLLAITSLPSVGNSLNWREFTFVQSGLGYSALTLSIMHTLFFGWDFAFHAEAYSFYMPPSYVVAAALPCAVLVCRCFLLLPFISTRLARIRRGWESRRNCPVLQRHPVVANGISQQV, encoded by the exons ATGGCAGATGACATGACCGCTCCTCTGCTCTCAGCCTCTGAATCCTCTGCTGACGCTCAGCCCGCATGCCCCTCCAGCCCAACAGTGGTCATCCTCGGTTCCGGAGACTTCTCTCGGTCTCTGGCTATGCGACTGCTGGGTTGTGGCGTGAGAGTGGTTGTTGGGACCCGATGTGTGAATCGCATCCCATCGGGTCTGTTTCCGGATGCCGTGGAGCTGAAGAGCCAGGAGGGGGCGGCATCACAGGTGGATTGTGTGGTGTTCATGGCTTTGTTCCCTGAGCACTACTCCTCTCTGCTGGGGCTACGGTCCGCTCTGGCCGGGAAGGTGCTGGTGGATGTCAGTAACGCAGCGGAGATGAACACCCGTGGGCCATCCAATGCGGAGCGACTGGCCGAGCTGTTTCCAGACAGTCTGGTGGTCAAAGGTTTTAACACGGTTTCAGCCTGGGACCTGCAGACCGGGGCACATGATGGGAGCAAACAG GTCTCGATCTGCAGTGACAGCGCAAATGCAAAGAGGAAAGTTCTGCAGTTGGCACAGCACATGGGCTTCCACCCCGTGGATATGGGCGGCCTGTCGGCTTCTCGAGAAATTGAGGTAGCTCCGTTGGGCCTATTCCCATCTTGGAGTGGGCCAATCCTTGTCGCATTTCTTCTGTTCTTCTTCTTCTACGGTTACGGTTTCCTGCGGGGCGTTCTGCTGCCATTTCTTGCTCAAGGACACAACGTTTTCTACCGTCTTGCTCTCGATGTGGTGAACGAGAGCCTGCCGGCGGTCGCTTTGGTGACCTTAGCGCTTGTATACTTGCCGGGTTTGTTTGCTGCATCATTGCAGCTTTGGAGGGGCACCAAGTATCGCCGCTTCCCGTCTTGGTTGGACAAGTGGATGCAGTGCCGGAAGGAGCTAGGTCTGGTGAGCTTCTTGTGTGCGGCGTTACATGGCGTCTTCGGCATCTGTGCGCCACTGCGGCGAGTTACTCAACACAAGTTCATCAATGCTGCCTACAAACAG GTTGAGGCTGGCGTAGAGGAACCCTGGGATGAGGTGGGAGTTTGGCGTTCTGATCTCTACCTGTCGTGTGGAGTGTTGGGTCTAGGCGTCCTTTCTCTACTGGCCATCACATCCCTTCCATCGGTAGGCAACAGCCTTAACTGGAGAGAGTTTACCTTTGTCCAG TCTGGTTTGGGATACTCCGCGCTGACGCTGTCCATCATGCACACACTCTTCTTTGGCTGGGATTTTGCATTCCACGCTGAGGCCTATTCCTTCTACATGCCACCAAGCTACGTAGTCGCTGCAGCTCTGCCATGCGCTGTCCTGGTGTGCCGGTGTTTCCTGCTGCTCCCCTTCATCTCCACCAGACTGGCACGAATCCGCCGTGGATGGGAAAGCAGACGCAACTGTCCCGTTTTACAGCGCCACCCTGTGGTGGCTAATGGCATATCGCAGCAAGTTTGA
- the sctr gene encoding secretin receptor isoform X1 translates to MRISVALAAFLLFSSHVCAIPPECDPDFVLFREEENCYNIIHRENMTDIGSTHTGCSTLWDHLNCWPRAEGGETVSRPCPKFLRVKGVVWRNCSESGWSETFPPYEVSCGHALNDSFHSPNDSQVLVSHEYFFYVRIMYSVGYTVSLVSLSIALTVLCVFRKLHCTRNFIHMQLFTSFILRAIFIFIRDAALHSSQEYYHCNFHPPGCKVALFLSNYCILANYSWLLVEGHYLHSLINLSLHSHNKRLHCYTLLGWGIPMLIIISWSLAKYLHQDEGCWETRDHGWIWWILRVPVIIFITVNMLFFLRIIRTLVGKLKAADMHGNELNHHRKLAKSTFLLVSLFGLQYVLFAFFPDRVNVLTFKIWNVIELALASTQGFIVALLYCFLNGEVQYEVQRRWRRWRMKQRFHGDPRVHHNSLSHSGLPLTQVSLLTRQNTHTT, encoded by the exons ATGAGGATTTCTGTTGCTCTCGCGGCTTTTCTGCTCTTCTCTTCTCAT GTGTGTGCAATTCCTCCAGAATGTGATCCAGATTTTGTGCTGTTCAGAGAGGAGGAAAACTGCTACAATATCATCCACCGAGAGAACATGACAGATATCGGGTCCACACACACAG GTTGCAGTACATTATGGGATCATCTGAACTGTTGGCCTCGTGCTGAGGGGGGAGAGACTGTGTCGCGGCCATGCCCCAAATTCCTTAGGGTCAAAG GAGTTGTATGGAGAAACTGCTCGGAGAGCGGCTGGTCAGAAACGTTTCCACCGTATGAAGTGTCCTGTGGTCACGCACTCAACGACAGCTTTCATTCTCCCAACGACTCG CAGGTGCTGGTCTCACACGAGTATTTCTTTTATGTGAGGATCATGTATTCTGTTGGATACACCGTCTCTCTTGTGTCGCTCAGCATTGCTCTCACTGtgctgtgtgtgttcag GAAGCTGCACTGTACTCGTAATTTCATTCATATGCAACTTTTCACGTCCTTCATCCTACGAGCCATCTTCATCTTTATCCGAGATGCAGCGCTGCATTCGTCACAGGAGTATTATCACTGCAACTTCCATCCG CCTGGGTGTAAAGTTGCTCTGTTCCTGTCCAATTACTGCATCCTGGCCAACTACAGCTGGCTGCTGGTGGAAGGACATTATCTTCACAGTCTCATAAACCTCTCTCTGCATTCACACAACAAACGCCTTCACTGCTACACACTGCTCGGCTGGG GGATCCCAATGCTGATTATTATTAGCTGGAGTTTGGCCAAATACCTGCATCAGGATGAAGG GTGCTGGGAGACGAGAGATCATGGATGGATATGGTGGATACTTCGAGTTCCAgtcatcatttttattaca GTAAACATGCTGTTTTTCCTGAGAATTATTCGGACATTAGTGGGGAAGCTGAAAGCTGCAGACATGCATGGAAATGAGTTGAATCATCACAG GAAGCTGGCGAAATCTACATTCCTGCTGGTGTCTCTGTTTGGACTGCAGTATGTCCTCTTCGCCTTTTTCCCTGATAGAGTCAATGTCCTAACCTTTAAAATCTGGAACGTTATCGAGCTTGCATTAGCATCCACACag GGCTTTATTGTGGCACTGCTGTACTGTTTTTTAAATGGGGAG GTACAGTATGAAGTTCAAAGACGATGGAGGCGGTGGCGGATGAAGCAGCGTTTCCATGGTGATCCCAGAGTGCATCACAACTCCTTGAGTCACAGCGGCCTGCCACTGACACAGGTGTCCTTGCTCACAcgtcaaaacacacacacaacctag
- the lg6h2orf76 gene encoding UPF0538 protein C2orf76 homolog isoform X2: MSDQAVLTARLVRSFEHRNFKPIVFIGVNLDQTVEDFISFVKQDTMKVIHQAHGAKTNELVMSLEDDEKLILSGGCSLRACGVANETELAFFKMSDYEKFKANPQTTW, from the exons ATGTCTGATCAAGCGGTCCTGACGGCTCGGCTCGTGCGGTCTTTCGAACATCGCAACTTTAAACCGATAGTTTTCATAGGTGTGAATTTGGACCAGACAGTTGAAGACTTTATTTCGTTTGTTAAACAAG ACACAATGAAAGTCATCCACCAGGCACATGGAGCAAAG ACGAATGAGCTTGTGATGAGTTTAGAGGATGATGAAAAATTGATTCTTTCTGGTGGCTGCAGTTTAAGAGCATGTGGTGTTG CCAATGAGACTGAACTGGCCTTCTTCAAAATGTCAGACTATGAAAAGTTCAAGGCCAATCCCCAGACAACATGGTGA